Within the Misgurnus anguillicaudatus unplaced genomic scaffold, ASM2758022v2 HiC_scaffold_32, whole genome shotgun sequence genome, the region AAAATCCTAACCTAACTAAAGCAGCATTGAGTTGAATAACAGCCTGATTTATAGTGAAGATGAAAGTAGATCACAGTATCATCTACATAAAGATGCACTATAGCAAAGTTTTTACAGGATTTATTCATTGTGATGTTACAGTTGATCTGACACTGACACAAGACTGTTGAAGATAAACTCAATACttcaatgaataattcatcTATTTCAGCATTAGATTATTTACACTGAACTGTCATTAATATGTCACTGTATATGACATCACTGCATCACTGATGTCACTGCTGAGAGACTGTTGctaggtgatgatgtcataaagagagttgtgacatcactccagtagttctgatggacagacagctgatctactcacagaccttcaacatctaacaatgacaaacacacagaaagagataatgttataaaatctgaccattagtttatttaacatacagatatacagattttctcacctctatttgtttgtcatcagttttgtttttagatgagTTCAATTTATTCATGCAGATGAAAAACCTGTAGGGTCAAAATTCACACTCTTACAATCTGAATTCATATCAGAATATTCACTGTATGTTATGCAGTTTTGAGTTTtacttgatatttttacttaccAGATAAATACAGCTCCTATAAtgagaaactgaggcagaaaCACCAACAGAGAGACAAACACTGAACTGTACATTTCTTCATTGTTTCTGTCAGTTGTTTTATTGGTTttgtccattgaatctgaagaAAGACAAACACCAGAAAATTCAGAACATAACTTTACTCTTTATCTTCATTACAAATAGTCAATACAGTAAATCTATCAGATAGATCACCTGAATGCAGGTATGAGAGGCTTTGCTACATTATAAATATCATTACAACTGAAGAGCAATGAACTTTAACCCGTGACTTACAGACTGACACAGAGACAAAtgagtaaaatattttaataaatcagtttctataaaatgaaaataataataatgacacaAATGTTTCTTTCATTATGAGATATACTGAAGTGTTTGACATATAAACTGTAACTGACACAATATTTATGATCAGCTATGAGTGCTGCACAGGGAAAGTAGctcagtgatgatgtcatagctgtgaataaaccaatcagcatcaaggactgaaactctctcttatataatttcatcagatgtatgatgagatgttgtgttacctcttacagtacaggaatactcttgtagctcctcactgttgattgagtccaggtacagcttgtttaataatctcaatccatctgttacctgttgtccattcttataccagatgtaagtatgtttgTTATCCAGAGGGCATTCAGTTGAAcagcttaatatcactttttctccatctatcacagGGTCTGGACTGCTTCTCACTCGTGTATCTGAAATTTCATATAAAAGAGTTCATGTCAACTACTTTTCAAAGTTAGGCCTCGTATTTTGATTtagctcaattggtaaagcATGGCCTAAATCTATGGCCTAATCACAGTCGTGTTGATATCAGACTCCTACTCGAGCTATAATGCTTCAGTATAATGAGTGCTGCACTACAGAGAGTTTATTATGAGCAGTTACCTGTAACAGTAAGAGTGACTCCAGGATTACCAATAACTTCATCTGATGTGTTAGTGATGATCCGGAACTGATAATATCCAGTGTCATTCACGTTGACGTGTTTGATTCTCAGTGTGTTTCCCAGATACTCCACACGACCAGAAAACTTATGATCCTCACGCAGATCTCTGAGTTCACCAAGTTTATAGTAATCCCAGCATGTTTCCTCTACTGTATCtccagtgggatgtgagtatgaagagtgaatatctactgttgatcccactaaagcacaaactcttgtagaggtgtaagtcacagcccaacagctactgttagaaagacctgaaagagtcacaaaatactgctgtaacattcacaatcaattacaaacacactcatatgGTATATGAATCAACAAGAAAATTACCAATTTTATTcttccattttaatttaaatattttataaatgtcagactcacacacagatGGAGAGAGATCAGAAAAATGCTGAGAGCAGTAATAATTGCCAGTGTTTTCTCTGGATGACACAAATATGCTTTGGTCTTGTATTACATATTTTAGATTATTGAACAATTTTGTTAGATATTCTCCATTCTTGTACCAGCGGTAACCATATTCAGGAGGGCAGGAGGAATAACATCTCAGTTGTACTCGCTGTCCTGTAGATTCAGGATTCATCTTCagctgtaaaactaaataatcaaaatcttacattagatgagaaatgaaaagagtttaactggactgatgagaatgtaaatgtacctgtgactgttagattgactgtgactgagctgagatgtttaactccatccttcGTAATGAAcatgagctgatattctccacCGTCTCTTTCTAACAGATCATATATTCTGAGCTCTGAGTAATCTTTAGTGATCTCTTGAATAACtcgtcctgagtaatctgaatctaaagtcaaatcttcaggttcatctttgtttctccagtttgctctctgtttctgactgaaccagaacacagttttgatgttgatgtttgagtaATCGCACCTCACACTCATCAGTGTCCCCCTCACAGCACAAATATTCTGTTTATTACAGGTTACATTAAAGTTATCCAATGTTAGGAACCCTGAAGAAGAAACGGTAACATTAATATGTAGTTTACTGTATGTAACTTCATTAAAATTACAGAGCGACGTGAGAGATTCAGACAGTCCTGTAAGGATATGAACTCAGATTCATCAATTTTGTTCTCAAACACAAATCTCTAAGTTCGGTTTTAAATACACAAActcactttaaacattttagagaCTGATCCAAATGGAGAATCCAGCCTTTGGAGTACAGCGATGTAAATTAAATTAGACTAAACTAGTTTAAAATCTGACatacttttaacaaatatatattGAAGTTTTTCAGTATAATAACAAAACTGTGtttcataccttgaatgtgtaacagcaggatcagtgatgagagtctgaaGTTCATGATTTCTCTTTGTAGAAACTCACATATACCAgctacaaaacattaaacaagaacttTTCTTATTGCTGATAAAAACACAATGTTAGTTTGACTGTGACTTTCTCAAAAATAcgttgtgcacatgcgcagaacatttgCGCTCCAAGTTCACGTATTATATTTATGAATCTCGTCACAGAAACGcgcaacaacaacagcattaatGGGGTCACGCGTTTAACTAAATTCTGCAGCGTTTGtgtttacttttaaaacattagacTACTTgcaataaaatagcgttgtttcttttgaaaagtgtgttttcattacctatatcggaaaacttcttaagaacaactccAACTCGGTTTTGACTTTCATACAGAGTAAAGCGTGAACTCCAACGAGAGATGCTGTCGCGAGCGttgcgttgccaagtcctctgcttttttcgaGTTTAGATTTGGGATACTGTTTAAACTATTTCCACCAGTTGtttttttctgcgggttaaagattAAATGATTTAGTTGAtaagttattggtatttgggctgtgaatattcattgggatgcttttgtgCTAGTTTTGGAAGTCCAGTCGGATGGTTTTGAAACGTGggtctggcaaccctggctgtgcgcttgcgcatACTTTCGGTTCGGATTCtataatgtacatgtaaacgaacatttaaataagattgcaatgtttagggtgcatgtaaactgtatcgtcgtaaccttttgtgcatgtaaacacttACTCATTTTATAAACTAATGTAGGGAATAGGGAATGAAGGTATGGAGTTATTTCAGACACCGCCCTAAACATTTCGTAATACAGTttaaaacacagacagacatttTTAGAATAGCAGAAGATGCAACAACAGATGACTACATTTACCTTCATGTTTACCGTAGTAGAGGTTATAGCCAGCTTATGAAGTTAGTTTtgaattcatgttttctttaaattacaaagaaaatattattttcattctCTATAATCAAATAGCCTTGGAAAAAATACCCACTTGCATGGACAGATGAACCTTTACAACACAAAGAGCTTCCTTTAGTGGTTAACATTGTGCCTGCAAGATTGTttgacataaataaatacacaatgtgCTTAAAAAGACAGTTTGAGAAGCTGTATCTGTAGTGAAACtgcattttattaatacatttagatGTGAAGCGATTCAAGAAATCACACGCAGAAGTTTGCTTTGAATCACGTTtatactttgacatcaccaagcgGTCTGCATAGCACCAAATGAACCTGCAAACAAACATTGATGTTTATCATCCTGCccttgtttaaaacattttaatgtcaTTCTCCTGCAGATCTATCATGATGTGATTGTTATAGCTGGCTTGgctttcatttaaaatactgtatatgatGTTTGATGTCACAGagaattacagttatttactgtataaatagTTTGCAGTATTATACTGGGTGATATACAGTAAATAGCTGTAAAATTTACAGAAATGTCTAACAGTGCAGTTTAGTGAATTAATATTGACATAacttacaattaatttcaagtTAGTTTCCTCCCTTCACAATTTATGTCAATCTAAACTAAGagtctctctctgtttctgAGGACTCATTGTTTTGTGTATGTTGTAGTACATTAGACTCTGTTGTGTGTCACCCTCTCCTGGAATAAACTTGAATTCTTTATGTGGTAGATTTACAGCAGTGCATCATGTCTTCATGTTTCCCAGTaataatataaatgttataaatgatctctagctgtcactggggcggtacccttttaaaaacaCCTGTGCACATAGAGTTCATATTAATACCTCGAGGTACATACTGACACCTCATATCTGTTCCTAAATGGGGTCTTTACAAAGGGTACTGGCCCAGTGACAGTTTTGAgaacattattttaataaactgtgaaAGTTCAACAATGCCACTGTAGACAGAATTTTCAAGTTGATgtgacccctttaaattaaacatgactttcttttgtgtt harbors:
- the LOC141363079 gene encoding uncharacterized protein, with product MNFRLSSLILLLHIQGFLTLDNFNVTCNKQNICAVRGTLMSVRCDYSNINIKTVFWFSQKQRANWRNKDEPEDLTLDSDYSGRVIQEITKDYSELRIYDLLERDGGEYQLMFITKDGVKHLSSVTVNLTVTVLQLKMNPESTGQRVQLRCYSSCPPEYGYRWYKNGEYLTKLFNNLKYVIQDQSIFVSSRENTGNYYCSQHFSDLSPSVCLSNSSCWAVTYTSTRVCALVGSTVDIHSSYSHPTGDTVEETCWDYYKLGELRDLREDHKFSGRVEYLGNTLRIKHVNVNDTGYYQFRIITNTSDEVIGNPGVTLTVTDTRVRSSPDPVIDGEKVILSCSTECPLDNKHTYIWYKNGQQVTDGLRLLNKLYLDSINSEELQEYSCTVRDSMDKTNKTTDRNNEEMYSSVFVSLLVFLPQFLIIGAVFIWFFICMNKLNSSKNKTDDKQIEMLKVCE